Part of the Anopheles coluzzii chromosome 3, AcolN3, whole genome shotgun sequence genome is shown below.
gaaaggCAATTCACCGAATCTGCTTCGCGCATACGCGCACATCTCCAGAGGTACGCTAAAAGCTTAATCCTACGCACTACTgctgtgtgtgattttgtgtttcttttggtACTAGACAATACTTCCGCAGCCGTCCTGGAACTGGAGCCGAGTCAGGAGCAGCTTACTTTGTAGTTTCGTTGCCCAAATCATCGATCACTTCTTCGGACGAGATTCGGTGCGGTCCTGGACCTCGGACACGGTTGCTTACCTCCGCAAAGCTGCCCTTAATCTCATCCAGCGCTTTGCCGAGACCGAGCTTGATTTGGTTGAATTCCTGCGTTACCATCGAGAGTCGGCCCAGGAGGTAGTTCAGGTTGGAGTCCACTTCCGTCATACGGTTGGTAATGAGGGAGACCTGCAGTCGaaagaaaaatgcacattttgaGAAACAGATCAGATTGCTCTGGCAAAACTTGATCTCACACTTACCTTGCCCTCCATACTGTCCATTGTGTTGAGTGTACCGTTGACATAGGTTTCCGTTTGCTCCTGGAGACGATCCAAGGCTTGCTTGCTGGACGAGATCTCCTGGTACATGATACCGATCTGACGCCACACCTGGCTGATCTCCGTCTCAATCTTTGAGCTGAGGTTCGTGAGGGCACCGTTGTGATTGTCCAGAATCGTAGCATCGATGGCATCGAAACGCTTCGAAATGGTCGTATTGAGACTGCCCGAGTTAGCCTTAACCACGTCACCAACCTCACGCATGATCTGCATTATACCGAAGTCCATGCCGCGCTTGGCATCCAGAATGTCCTCACCAGCCTTCAACAAGAACACCGACAAATGGGACATGGTTTCGTTCATGGAGTTAAACTGATCCTTGGCCGTGTTGTGGAACGCTTCCGCCGTGGTCAACTCTTCTGTCAGCGTCTTCAATATGTCGTCCACGGATGATTGCAGCACCTCGTTGTTCTCCTTGATGCGGGTGGCCGTCTTCGTGAAGCTCTTATCCGATGCGGTCAGCACCTCCAGACGCATATCGTTGATCGCTTCCAGGGTTTCGTTGACCAGGCCTTGGATGAACTGCTTGTCCGGCAGCGAAGATGCATCCTTGCTTAGCGAATTACTGCTCGAACTGTCCGATGCCATCGAGTTGCTCAAATCTTCCAGACGGCGCAGTACCTTGTCCTCAAACTCCACGTTTTGCGTTGCAATGACTGGACTGGTGAGGTAGAACTGAGACAGCTTCTCTTCCATCTTGGAGATGATCTCGTCCGCCGAGGAAAGCTTTGAGTTGACCAGTTTTTCCGTCTCCTTCAGCAATTGCCGATTGACATCCTGGGAAATGGAAAGACAAAGTAAACGATCATTTTTTGGAACAAGCGAACAAGATTATCGATGGTTTACCTCCGTGGCATCACGATCGCTCTTCAGCTCGGCCAACTCCCGTCGCAGCTCCCGTACGGTAGCTGCCACTTCGTCCAGCTTGCTTGCTACACTTTCATCGTCCTCGTCTCGTACCGATCCGTTTGGTTCCCGTGGAGCCATCTCCGTCAGTCCCTTTAGAATGCCTGCCAGAGACACGTCGACCTCCTTTTGCTGCTGGGCGAATGTAGCAATCTTGTCACCGTGCTGTAGCAGAGCGGTCTCAATCTCCCCAGTGCGTCCCTCCAAACGACTGATCATGCCCGGCAGCGGATCCAAAGCGCGCAGATTCTTCTGCACCGTGATCAAGCTCTTCTTAACCTGCTCGGCATGGGCTCGTTCACGTTGCTCGTGGCGCTCCAGCTTGTTGTCGAGCGTGTTGTAGGAGTGGACCAGCGACAGGATGGCATCTCGGATCTCTTGGTTACTGTGTGCGATGATCGTACGAGCATGTGAAATGTTACTCATTTTGTAGTAAACTTTCACACTGGTGttaatgttattattatcgttcaaaataaacaCTATTGTTCAGAAACATTTGGCACTAATCCAACTAAGCTAATGCCAATTCAAACGTCGTGAACGGTAAACATCTGTTGTTGATCGATGGTTGGCTTTAAACAAGACATTACAAGTATTATTTATCCAATCGTATGTGAGTGATAACTCGACTTACGTTTTAAACGTACGGCGCAAATGTTTCCAAATATTTAAACTCAGCTCGATCGATAGACAACTAACGCGCCGTCCAAATGGAACGCTCCAAACTCCAAACGATCGCCTTCCTGTTTACGGCTGGCAACAAAGAGACATGCACCGGGCAAACCTTTCTCGCTCAATAAACATCACTCTACGCGAGACGTAAATCAGTGCAAAATGCAGTAAATATAGCAACCGGCCATCAGCGACCTCAAAAACCATCCCGAAAAGGTTCCGTCTCCGGTCGTAAACGGGCATGGTGCGCACCAGCGGCATTGTGTCTTCTTGCGGTACGCAATGCATCCCATGCACTGCGTAAAACCCCGTACGCTAGATACGCGTGAAAATaggcaaagcaaaaaacgcACTCAATCAAGGCGTGAAAGATGCATGTGCAAATGGAAAAAGGGCACCGCCGTTCTGGTTTCGCCAGATGCACCGACTCATCGCGCGTTTCCAGATGCAAGACGATCTCGTACGGCGCGCGCAAACCCATAACACCCAAACACGATCGCTCGGAAAATGTCTGCATCAGTCAGTGTACAGGCAGCAGTAACAGCAAGCCAACCATGGCGGTTCTGACGTTTTCGGGGTTAAGTTCCACCAATTATGATCAATTATGGTAACAAATGGCCGCTGTGCCGGCACTTTGGCTGCCTGCGCGGTATTCGTTATCGATTAACGCGTTCGGTCGGTCTGTTGCGTCGGCTGCGCGTCGTCCGCGAGGCCTGACTTTCTTTGGGCCGCGACCGCGAACAGAGAGGTTATTCTATCGTTCGGGTTCATTGCCATCCGATGATAGTGAAACCGAGAGTGAGCTGTGCGCGGTGGCTGGTGGGCCAGTTAACTGGTGGGGTCAACTACACGCCAAGACATTGAAATTGACCCTTCCCGCTCGGTCCGAAGGCTCTGAGACAGTGCGTTTGATTGTTTGAGCTGCCAGGGCCAAGAAGGAACCAGGTCATTAGCACGGGCTCGCTTAAGAAAGGGACTTCTttttggctgttttttttggttgttcgAGCCAATACAAAAGGGTTCAGTGTAGCCAATTTTTTGGCACAAAAAAGACTCTTCGTAAAACGCAACATAAGGTCCATGTACTTACGTAACTTCGGTGGCAGGGTGGGCCGCACCAGCAGCGCGGTAGGACACGGTGCTTAGGGCCAGCAAGATCAGCCAGCAGAACTgagtcgtcatcgtcatcgggTGTACGGGATACTGACGGCAATGCTGCAAATGGAATGGACGAGGGAGAAGaacaatttcatttccattaaaGACTTTTACACCCGCTTAGCGTGTTTATCCATGGCGGATCGTGTGGGGAGATTGCATCGAGTGCTTAATGCATGTCATCTGGCACAAGTGTGAAGGACTTCGAGGACGTCGAAGCAGTACagtggaagaagaaagaatCGAAGAAAGGAACCCAACATTGTTGAGGAAGCAAATGGAACGTATGTGGTGTTCGTTTAATTTCGTTTTCAACCGACAGACGATAGCGGAAAGGCGATCGAGACGATTTTGTCGTCCAATCAATAGTTTTACGATAACAGTCcgtttttaaaacaatgtaACTCTGCTTCTAGGAAGTCTACATGCTCTATTTATGCAATGAGTGGCGTCACCACAGCCCTAATGCCCGATGCCCGCTGATTAGCGTAGACGCCGCACGGACACAGAACATTCTTCGTTTCCTTGTTGATGTTTGCTGCTTCGAGCCGGATCGGGCCGCTCGAGAGCTTTGTTTGTAGTCGGCTTTTTAGCTTCAATGCGTATGATGATAAAttggttttaaattattcaacatttGCAATCGATGCCTCGGACGATTGCTTGCTGTTTCCCCACCGAGTGTCCCTATCAACCGATGAGCTACACTCGTGCCTGATTGATGGCTGTCGCGTAGTGTCTATCGCGTTTTATTaacgttttaatttaatcgtGAAATATTGAACCCCATAGCGATCCTACTGGCAATGCAAAATCGCTCCCTTTCTCACAGTCAAGGTGTACATAAATCAGAACTTTATGAAAGAAAGTTCGCCATTCTGACCTTCTGAGGGATCTGGTTTTCGATGCTACCGGTCTCTATCGTCCTCTCCTCTCAAGCGTCGGTTTCTTGACTCACTCCATTTCAACTGATAATCGATGTGCGGTTTGTTTAACCTAATGTGCTTCGAACTTAGGCCGTGTACAAAGCCACACACGGACAGGGAAAAAACCCCAAAGAAAACACTTGATCTCATAAATAAATCCATTAACGACGGCAGGCACAAGCGTTTGGCGGCAAAAATTTGATTTCATCTCATAAACAATCTCAACAAGACTGTGAGTAAGAAGGGGCATATGGTGTCCGATCGTGGCTGAACAGCGCCCAGAATCGTTTCCATTGATAATTCGAAACGTTTCCCATTCTAATCACGCCAAGCTCTTGTGTGAGTTATGGTAGCTGGTTCGACGTAAATGTCTGTCTGTTTAGTTTTCTAATGGGattacttttctttttctcttcggGATAAAACATGACCCCCTGCACAAGCTGAAAGACACTTGATCCTAGAgacacatatgcacacacaaGTGCTGACAGAGAATACAAGACCCGGATCGTATTTCTTCTGCATTGCATTGCCCACTTGGAAGGGAACGTTACCAGCAATGGTCGCTTCGGTTGGTCCATCACTTTAAAGCTAATTGatatttgaataataaaaaccttTAAACAAAGATCACTTCCTGTGGTGATCCTCCTTCGCTGTGTCTTTAGATGAGACTTCACACGCTTATACTAGATAAGGCTCTGATCACACTCTGATGCACACTCTGCCACTGCAGCACAACACCTCGAATCGATCAAGACACGTCTGGACCCCGAGCCCAAGAGGCGAGCGATCCGATCGTAACGGAAAACGGCAACTGAATGAACGAAGAATGTTGCCGGTTAGTGTGCGAGACTTACGCGTACGCATCGCGCAGTTCTTTGTGCCCGCGATCATCTCCCACGAGACGAGTTTACTCTGTCTTTCTCCCGCTCTTACACTTACATTTTCTCTGGCCAATGTTTGAGAATGTAGCGTTACATGCTGGGCGGAAATAGAGGGTGGCCATATGTTAGTATggacagagacagagagagagagagagagagagagagagagagagagagtatgtgtgtgtcctcTTGTGTCCATTTGCTGTTTGATCTTTGGCTGACATGTGTGAGTCGGTATGAAACATGGGAGGAAGAAGGGcgaaggatggaaaggatgcATCGATCTTCTCGTCATTCAGAGATCATTGCAACTGCATGTCCAGGGGCCGGAAACAATAGCAagtttttaaatgtaaatgcAAATTTTCCACTCACCAGCCATTCAACAGATGATTGTTGGATTTGTTCTGGTGCTGATCGTTAATGCAAGTTTAATGCATTGCACTGCACTGTAACATGAGTTGCTTGTTGCTAGAACGTGACGGTATCAGCTTCTCACGATCGCGACCACTACTTGCAGGCTATTAATGAGCCCGTCCCAGCGCAGAAGGGCATGATTCGACGTCGTCGGGGGCAGATTTTACACCGCCGTTTGTGGTCCGACCCGACCCGCATAGACGAACGCAACGAGCTTTGTTTACTTGAAAACCCTCCCTCGACGATGGATTTTACGGCTTTTATATCCCTACACTGCACATCATGGGATGTGCATCTGTGTCCGAAGGAAAACACATGTGCACCTCTTGCTGGAATTAGTGAGAGACGAGGTGAAGAAAGATCGGGATTGAGACGCCTCAGAGTGGAAGATGTTAGCGGGTGTGATCCTTCCTTCTGTGTGTTGATGAAGAAGTAGCCAACACCACATTTGCTGTAATCGATTCTGGAGAATTGATCGTATCAGGGAGTGTGCTGGGGTGTAGGGGATGATGATGTTTATGTAGCCTTGTGTGGATGTGATGACCCTTTTCGGTGGTTTTATGCTTTTGCGATGGGCAATTGAAGATGCATCGTTagagtttagtttagtttagttggTGCGCCCTTAAGAATTACTAGATCGACTCAGTGTTCATTAGTTGTGCTGTAGATTTAACGGCAATACCACGTGGTCGTCCCACTGTACTTTTTTCTACTCATCATAATGCAGGAAACTTACCAATCAACTTAGTAttggttttctttctttttcctcaTGGGTCTGATATTCGTGCTGAATTGTTACTTAAActgcatattttttaaatcaatggttcatggttttttttccattccaattgGTACGAAACGGTACAACTTCTCGATGGGATAGTATAGTTTCTCCGTCGCGCCAGCCAGCGTGGCCAGAAATACcaatttatctgtattcctaccgatatgcctaccgattcacaaaTACAATTTTCAGATCAGTAGTTCAGAAAGGCCTCATTCGTGTGACCGctatgaaccaaatctaatccatctcttggaaataaataaagcatgtAATTTATCGTGCCGATTAGcagcctccccccccccaccgctCAACACTTCCAAAcataccgaaaactaccgacgAAATCTGAAACTCCTGCCAAAAACGACCGATAAAATTTGAATTCTCCTACAGAAAACTGCCAAAAAATCTGGCCGCACTGGCCGCGACTTCACAACACCGCGTTGACAGCCCGTTTGTTTACGTTCTTTTCGTTGGTCTCGTGCTCGCCCCGATGGTTGCGCTCGGCGGCGAATTTCCGTGACTTTGGCTGGTAAAAATGTTCCGAATGCTTAATTTGCGCAGTCTAGCACAAAGCAAGAACCGGCTGCTCGCTCACAAAAGTGGAATCGTGCGTGTGGACGCCACCAGCAGCGTAGTGTACTGCCCGTTCCGAAAAGTGTCCCATTTATGTAATCGGGAGCGAGTGCACAGTCTACTCATTGCACGAGGTACGTACCGTGCCCGCAAGGGAAGAGAAAGTGAAGAAATGTGTCGGTGGGGGCCAGTTTTGGTCTCGGTTTCCAGAAGAATCTACCTTCCCAAGGTGCAAAGGATTATTACATCATCGCCAGGAAAACATGTGCTTGCGCGATAttgcgtttttattttacGCCGCGCGAAAGCGTGCAATTTGACAGATGCACactccccccaccccacccagATTCGGCGCCTTTCAACCGTCGGAATTCGTGATGGTAAACAAAGTGACCTCAAACCGGCATTTTTTTGGTCTTATCTCGCTTTCAGACAGCACAGCCGTGAACACAAAACGCGTCCACTCGACCACGCCGTCGGCAGAGATTGTATCGACGCTCGGTGGCAAGAAGGCGAAGCGTAGGCGCTCCAATGACAACAAATTTACCGAACTTCTTGCAGGTAAGCATCGTGTAC
Proteins encoded:
- the LOC120957497 gene encoding uncharacterized protein LOC120957497; translation: MTMTTQFCWLILLALSTVSYRAAGAAHPATEVTNQEIRDAILSLVHSYNTLDNKLERHEQRERAHAEQVKKSLITVQKNLRALDPLPGMISRLEGRTGEIETALLQHGDKIATFAQQQKEVDVSLAGILKGLTEMAPREPNGSVRDEDDESVASKLDEVAATVRELRRELAELKSDRDATEDVNRQLLKETEKLVNSKLSSADEIISKMEEKLSQFYLTSPVIATQNVEFEDKVLRRLEDLSNSMASDSSSSNSLSKDASSLPDKQFIQGLVNETLEAINDMRLEVLTASDKSFTKTATRIKENNEVLQSSVDDILKTLTEELTTAEAFHNTAKDQFNSMNETMSHLSVFLLKAGEDILDAKRGMDFGIMQIMREVGDVVKANSGSLNTTISKRFDAIDATILDNHNGALTNLSSKIETEISQVWRQIGIMYQEISSSKQALDRLQEQTETYVNGTLNTMDSMEGKVSLITNRMTEVDSNLNYLLGRLSMVTQEFNQIKLGLGKALDEIKGSFAEVSNRVRGPGPHRISSEEVIDDLGNETTK